The following coding sequences are from one Pseudonocardia sp. HH130630-07 window:
- a CDS encoding cytochrome P450, giving the protein MTTPGTGTDLPRLPFPREDVLALPPLFDALRERSPVTPVRTPAGDVAWLVTGYAEARALFADDRLGRSHPDPDRAARISGSMVFGGPSGESPEAERENHSAMRRLLAPAFSARRMRSLSGHVADLVAGRLDALEAAGPGADLHEIVSFPLPVLVICELLGVPFDDRARFGAWSEGLGRLDDRAHAEASAEQLFGYVRALLDRKAADPGEDVLSDFAAIAGGDGGQRDRLAGLGAALLFAGHETTVGRIDLGTVLLLERPGEWGALAADPDRAPGAVEEILRLAAPGSTGIPRYAQADIDVAGVHIPAGDAILLAPGAANRDPRTFDDPQDFDPARGPGRLAFGHGPYFCVGATLARVELTEVFRALPARFPGLRLAVPRSELTLRSDVLTGGLRAVPVTWDAG; this is encoded by the coding sequence ATGACCACGCCCGGCACCGGCACGGACCTGCCCCGACTCCCGTTCCCGCGCGAGGACGTCCTGGCGCTCCCGCCACTGTTCGACGCCCTGCGCGAACGGTCCCCGGTCACCCCGGTCCGCACCCCGGCCGGTGACGTCGCCTGGCTGGTCACCGGCTACGCCGAGGCCCGCGCCCTGTTCGCCGACGACCGGCTCGGCCGTAGTCATCCCGACCCGGACCGGGCCGCCCGGATCTCCGGCTCGATGGTCTTCGGCGGGCCCAGCGGCGAGTCACCGGAGGCGGAGCGGGAGAACCACTCCGCGATGCGCAGGCTGCTCGCGCCGGCGTTCTCGGCCCGCCGGATGCGGTCGCTGTCCGGGCACGTGGCCGACCTGGTCGCCGGGCGGCTCGACGCCCTCGAGGCCGCCGGGCCGGGTGCCGACCTGCACGAGATCGTGTCCTTCCCGCTCCCCGTGCTGGTCATCTGCGAGCTGCTGGGGGTCCCGTTCGACGACCGCGCCCGGTTCGGCGCCTGGTCCGAGGGGCTCGGCCGGCTCGACGACCGGGCGCACGCCGAGGCCAGCGCGGAGCAGCTGTTCGGCTACGTGCGTGCCCTGCTCGACCGCAAGGCCGCCGATCCCGGCGAGGACGTGCTGTCGGACTTCGCCGCGATCGCCGGTGGCGACGGCGGGCAGCGCGACCGGCTCGCCGGTCTCGGCGCGGCGCTGCTGTTCGCCGGGCACGAGACGACCGTCGGCCGGATCGATCTCGGCACCGTCCTGCTGCTGGAGCGGCCGGGGGAGTGGGGCGCGCTGGCCGCGGACCCGGACCGGGCGCCCGGCGCGGTCGAGGAGATCCTGCGGCTCGCCGCACCCGGGTCCACCGGCATCCCGCGCTATGCGCAAGCCGACATCGACGTCGCCGGGGTGCACATCCCGGCCGGCGACGCGATCCTGCTCGCCCCGGGCGCCGCCAACCGCGATCCCCGCACGTTCGACGATCCCCAGGACTTCGACCCGGCCCGGGGCCCGGGACGTCTCGCGTTCGGGCACGGCCCCTACTTCTGCGTCGGTGCGACCCTGGCCAGGGTGGAGCTGACCGAGGTGTTCCGGGCCCTGCCCGCGCGCTTCCCGGGCCTGCGGCTCGCGGTGCCGCGCAGCGAGCTGACCCTGCGCTCGGACGTGCTCACCGGCGGCCTGCGCGCGGTCCCGGTGACCTGGGACGCAGGATGA
- a CDS encoding GNAT family N-acetyltransferase produces the protein MLELLLRPSDHPDALLLDDQVQSYYRRVYGENDVTPVAVADFVPPHGRFLIGYAAGVPVATGAWRAVDADTGDPVRRDGDAEIKRMYVVPAERGKGHARVLLAELERTAAAAGRLRMILETGTAQPEAIALYRACGYRSIGRFGVYRDDHRSRCFAKPVRT, from the coding sequence GTGCTCGAACTGCTCCTGCGCCCCAGCGACCACCCGGACGCGCTGCTCCTCGACGACCAGGTCCAGTCCTACTACCGGCGGGTGTACGGGGAGAACGACGTCACCCCGGTGGCCGTCGCCGACTTCGTCCCGCCGCACGGCCGCTTCCTGATCGGCTACGCCGCGGGGGTCCCGGTCGCCACCGGGGCGTGGCGGGCGGTCGACGCCGACACCGGCGACCCGGTCCGCCGCGACGGCGACGCCGAGATCAAACGGATGTACGTGGTCCCCGCCGAGCGTGGGAAGGGTCACGCGCGGGTACTGCTCGCGGAGCTGGAACGGACTGCTGCCGCGGCCGGCCGGCTCCGGATGATCCTGGAGACGGGTACCGCGCAGCCCGAGGCGATCGCCCTGTATCGCGCGTGCGGATACCGGTCGATCGGGAGGTTCGGGGTGTATCGGGACGATCATCGCTCCCGGTGTTTCGCCAAGCCCGTCCGGACGTGA
- the mbhE gene encoding hydrogen gas-evolving membrane-bound hydrogenase subunit E — translation MPVLAVVAAHLVLALCLPGLARYHRRLAFGAGAVLLAGTLVWAVVQAPAALGPGVTDSLEWAPELGLRLSLRLDALALAMIVLVSGVGALIMVYAAWYFGPRSRDAARSAALLVTFAGMMLGLVLADDLLTLYVFWELTSLTSFLLVGQGGQYRENRRAAVQALLVTVFGGLSMLLGIVLLGQLAGTYSIPEITAASTAGTLAPDEPVLLAVSLVLILMGALTKSAQLPFHPWLPYAMAAPTPISAYLHAASMVKAGVVLVARLGPAFAVHAVWWVPVVGLGLATMLLGGWRALRQTDLKRLLAFGTVSQLGFLMVLFGAGSRVAALAGIAMLLAHGLFKAPLFMVVGAIDKACGTRDLRELCGLGRRRRGLAVLGTLAGLSMAGLPPMLGFVGKEAAYEAFLLEGGVRGWIVALGLLTGSLLTVAYTARFLWGAFATKGTRPTGGDPVPLGLSLPAWLCALTGLAAGFAAPLVQEIAAAYARPLPPLGDPYAAQYGLALWHGIGLALGFTLVAVVGGLLLHRYGSALTGQAKIPGISAQRGYEAVVTGLERFAIALTGRLQIGSLPVYLACILITLIVLPGPVLALTGALPESQEPYHSIMQVPVGLMVIVAALALTRARRRFTAVLLVGAVGYGIGGLFVIDGAPDLALAQFLVETLTLVAFVFVLRRLPAHFDEPETERRVRLPKAAVAAVGGLLVAGTAVVLSGARVLPPATTDAFVAGAPQAGATNLISAILVDFRALDTIGEITILLICAAGTASLVLATRYDKKKGGTVVDSGSGSPKHEQEVLG, via the coding sequence GTGCCGGTGCTCGCCGTCGTGGCCGCCCATCTCGTCCTGGCGCTGTGCCTTCCCGGCCTCGCCCGGTACCACCGACGACTGGCCTTCGGCGCCGGTGCCGTGCTGCTGGCGGGCACGCTGGTCTGGGCCGTGGTGCAGGCGCCGGCGGCGCTCGGGCCCGGGGTGACCGACAGCCTGGAGTGGGCGCCGGAGCTCGGTCTGCGGCTCAGCCTGCGGCTCGACGCGCTGGCCCTGGCCATGATCGTCCTCGTGTCCGGGGTCGGGGCGCTGATCATGGTCTACGCGGCCTGGTACTTCGGTCCCCGCTCGCGGGACGCCGCCCGCTCCGCCGCCCTGCTGGTCACCTTCGCCGGGATGATGCTCGGCCTGGTGCTGGCCGACGACCTGCTCACCCTCTACGTCTTCTGGGAGCTGACGTCGCTGACGTCGTTCCTGCTCGTCGGGCAGGGCGGGCAGTACCGGGAGAACCGGCGGGCCGCCGTGCAGGCGCTGCTGGTCACCGTGTTCGGCGGGTTGTCGATGCTGCTGGGCATCGTGCTGCTCGGGCAGCTGGCCGGTACGTACTCGATCCCGGAGATCACCGCGGCGTCCACCGCCGGGACGCTGGCCCCGGACGAGCCGGTGCTGCTGGCCGTGTCCCTGGTGCTGATCCTGATGGGCGCGCTGACGAAGTCCGCGCAGCTGCCGTTCCACCCGTGGCTGCCCTACGCGATGGCCGCGCCGACGCCGATCTCGGCCTACCTGCACGCCGCCTCGATGGTGAAGGCGGGCGTCGTGCTCGTCGCCCGGCTCGGCCCGGCGTTCGCGGTGCACGCCGTGTGGTGGGTCCCGGTGGTCGGCCTCGGGCTGGCGACGATGCTGCTCGGAGGCTGGCGCGCGCTGCGCCAGACCGACCTCAAGCGGCTGCTGGCGTTCGGCACCGTGTCCCAGCTCGGGTTCCTGATGGTGCTGTTCGGCGCCGGGTCCCGGGTCGCCGCGCTGGCCGGGATCGCGATGCTGCTCGCGCACGGGCTGTTCAAGGCGCCGCTGTTCATGGTGGTCGGCGCGATCGACAAGGCGTGCGGCACCCGTGACCTGCGCGAGCTGTGCGGTCTCGGCCGGCGGCGCCGTGGCCTCGCGGTGCTCGGCACCCTCGCCGGGCTGTCGATGGCCGGGCTGCCGCCGATGCTCGGGTTCGTCGGCAAGGAGGCCGCGTACGAGGCGTTCCTACTGGAGGGCGGCGTGCGGGGCTGGATCGTCGCGCTCGGGCTGCTGACCGGCTCGCTGCTCACGGTCGCCTACACCGCCCGTTTCCTCTGGGGCGCGTTCGCGACCAAGGGCACCCGCCCGACCGGGGGCGACCCGGTGCCGCTGGGCCTGTCGCTGCCGGCCTGGCTGTGTGCGCTGACCGGGCTGGCCGCCGGGTTCGCCGCGCCGCTGGTGCAGGAGATCGCCGCCGCCTACGCCCGGCCGCTGCCCCCGCTCGGTGACCCCTACGCCGCGCAGTACGGGCTGGCGCTGTGGCACGGGATCGGTCTCGCGCTGGGGTTCACGCTGGTCGCGGTCGTCGGCGGCCTGCTGCTGCACCGCTACGGCTCCGCCCTGACCGGGCAGGCCAAGATCCCGGGCATCTCCGCCCAGCGCGGGTACGAGGCCGTGGTCACCGGGCTGGAGCGCTTCGCGATCGCGCTCACCGGGCGGCTGCAGATCGGCTCGCTGCCCGTCTACCTGGCGTGCATCCTCATCACGCTGATCGTGCTGCCCGGCCCGGTACTCGCCCTGACCGGCGCGCTGCCCGAGTCCCAGGAGCCCTATCACTCGATCATGCAGGTCCCGGTCGGGCTCATGGTGATCGTCGCCGCCCTGGCGCTGACCAGGGCCCGCCGCCGGTTCACCGCGGTGCTGCTGGTCGGTGCGGTCGGCTACGGGATCGGCGGGCTGTTCGTCATCGACGGCGCACCGGACCTCGCGCTGGCCCAGTTCCTGGTGGAGACGCTGACCCTGGTCGCGTTCGTGTTCGTCCTGCGCCGGCTGCCCGCGCACTTCGACGAGCCGGAGACCGAGCGCCGGGTCCGCCTGCCGAAGGCCGCGGTGGCGGCGGTCGGCGGGCTGCTCGTCGCCGGGACGGCGGTCGTCCTCTCCGGCGCCCGGGTGCTCCCGCCCGCCACCACCGACGCCTTCGTCGCCGGTGCGCCGCAGGCCGGGGCCACGAACCTGATCAGCGCGATCCTGGTCGACTTCCGCGCGCTGGACACCATCGGCGAGATCACGATCCTGCTGATCTGCGCCGCGGGCACGGCGAGCCTGGTGCTCGCCACCCGGTACGACAAGAAGAAGGGTGGCACGGTCGTCGACAGCGGTTCCGGGTCCCCGAAGCACGAGCAGGAGGTGCTCGGATGA
- a CDS encoding MnhB domain-containing protein codes for MTTSRQYDDTRPGGPAPAPEETHWSAWDQPSGRWMLPGACPEPRERTLVLEAAARLLFPTVLVFSVFLLFEGHYGPGGGFSGGLVAGLAFVLRHIAGGADDPGSTMRIRPPAVVGTGLIISVLTGLAPVLWGGSVFESAKWRLDLGELGYVDLVTSLLLDVGVYLLIIGVVLDLLRSLGSGIARDAARAGEDGPPGGGDR; via the coding sequence ATGACGACCTCCCGGCAGTACGACGACACCCGGCCCGGTGGCCCGGCCCCGGCCCCAGAGGAGACCCACTGGTCGGCGTGGGACCAGCCGAGCGGGCGCTGGATGCTGCCCGGGGCCTGCCCGGAGCCGCGGGAACGCACGCTGGTCCTGGAGGCGGCGGCCCGGCTGCTGTTCCCGACCGTCCTGGTCTTCTCGGTGTTCCTGCTGTTCGAGGGGCACTACGGCCCGGGCGGCGGCTTCTCCGGCGGTCTCGTCGCCGGGCTGGCGTTCGTGCTGCGGCACATCGCCGGCGGCGCCGACGATCCCGGCTCGACGATGCGGATCCGGCCACCGGCCGTCGTCGGGACGGGGTTGATCATCTCGGTGCTGACCGGGCTCGCCCCGGTGCTGTGGGGCGGGTCGGTGTTCGAGTCCGCGAAGTGGCGGCTCGACCTCGGCGAGCTGGGCTACGTCGACCTCGTCACCAGCCTGCTGCTCGACGTCGGCGTCTACCTGCTGATCATCGGCGTGGTGCTGGACCTGCTGCGCTCGCTCGGCTCGGGCATCGCCCGGGACGCCGCGCGGGCGGGCGAGGACGGCCCGCCGGGGGGTGGCGACCGGTGA
- a CDS encoding Na(+)/H(+) antiporter subunit C: MTINLSMAIVLAVLYSVGFYLLMQRSLMRILIGIVVLGHGANLLLQLAGGPPGRAPILDTVLPEEITDPLPQALALTAIVITFALTTYLLALGYRSWVLVGHDEVQDDVEDRRIAAQRPDGAMAEGTAEETEAAPEDTADSHELEEGRK; this comes from the coding sequence ATGACCATCAACCTGAGCATGGCGATCGTGCTCGCGGTGCTGTACTCGGTCGGCTTCTACCTGCTCATGCAGCGCTCGTTGATGCGGATCCTGATCGGCATCGTGGTGCTCGGGCACGGCGCGAACCTGCTGCTGCAGCTCGCCGGCGGGCCGCCCGGCCGGGCCCCGATCCTGGACACCGTGCTGCCCGAGGAGATCACGGACCCGTTGCCGCAGGCACTCGCGCTGACGGCGATCGTCATCACCTTCGCGCTGACCACGTACCTGCTCGCGCTCGGCTACCGGTCCTGGGTGCTGGTCGGCCACGACGAGGTGCAGGACGACGTCGAGGACCGCCGGATCGCCGCGCAGCGGCCGGACGGCGCGATGGCAGAGGGCACCGCCGAGGAGACCGAGGCCGCCCCGGAGGACACCGCCGACTCGCACGAGCTCGAGGAGGGCCGCAAGTGA